One segment of Porticoccus hydrocarbonoclasticus MCTG13d DNA contains the following:
- a CDS encoding TlpA family protein disulfide reductase produces MKHSAIRLLTTLLLLTAIGCSDGEQGYGLLDGGRIDFDQLHGRVVLINYWAEWCKPCREEIPELNEFQRRHSDRVQLLAVNFDGVTGEALKQQAAALGIDFPVLLDDPRQHFNVKPSGVLPETLVIDADGNYRQVLLGPQTEEKLAALLKQLSIESTTEK; encoded by the coding sequence TTGAAACACAGTGCCATACGATTATTGACAACTTTATTACTCCTGACGGCCATCGGCTGCAGCGACGGGGAACAGGGTTATGGCCTGCTAGATGGCGGTCGTATTGATTTCGACCAGCTGCACGGCCGGGTAGTGCTGATTAATTACTGGGCCGAGTGGTGCAAGCCCTGCCGCGAGGAAATACCCGAACTCAATGAATTCCAGCGCCGCCACAGCGACCGGGTGCAATTACTGGCCGTCAATTTCGACGGGGTCACTGGCGAGGCGCTGAAACAGCAGGCCGCAGCGCTGGGAATAGACTTTCCTGTACTGCTTGACGATCCCCGTCAGCACTTCAATGTCAAACCCAGTGGTGTACTGCCGGAAACGCTGGTTATTGATGCTGATGGCAATTACCGTCAGGTCCTGCTGGGCCCCCAGACCGAAGAAAAGCTGGCGGCACTGCTGAAGCAGCTGTCGATCGA
- the wrbA gene encoding NAD(P)H:quinone oxidoreductase, with translation MSHILVLYYSRYGNTRAMAQQVALGVEQGGMEGRLRTVPAVSANCEATEPDIPAEGDIYCTSEDLANCAGLILGSPTRFGNMAAPLKYFLDGTGDLWMNGSLIGKPGAVFTSTGSLHGGQETTLLSMMLPLLHHGMLLLGLPYSERALHITTTGGTPYGASHRAGDGTQPLSPEETELCIAQGKRMAALVKKLAVSQ, from the coding sequence ATGTCGCATATACTGGTTCTTTACTACTCCCGTTATGGCAATACACGGGCCATGGCCCAGCAGGTGGCGCTGGGGGTAGAGCAGGGCGGCATGGAAGGGCGGTTGCGCACCGTGCCGGCAGTGTCTGCCAACTGTGAAGCCACAGAGCCCGACATACCGGCAGAGGGTGATATTTATTGCACCAGTGAAGACCTCGCCAACTGTGCTGGGTTGATTCTCGGAAGCCCGACCCGGTTTGGTAATATGGCCGCACCTCTCAAGTATTTTCTCGACGGCACCGGCGATCTCTGGATGAACGGCAGTCTGATCGGCAAGCCCGGTGCCGTGTTTACATCCACGGGTTCACTGCACGGCGGCCAGGAAACCACACTCCTCAGCATGATGCTGCCGCTGTTGCACCATGGCATGCTGCTGCTGGGGCTGCCCTACAGTGAACGGGCGCTGCATATCACCACCACCGGCGGCACTCCCTACGGTGCCTCTCACCGGGCTGGTGATGGCACGCAGCCATTGAGCCCGGAAGAAACTGAACTGTGTATCGCTCAGGGCAAGCGCATGGCCGCGCTGGTGAAAAAACTGGCGGTGAGCCAGTGA
- the arsC gene encoding arsenate reductase (glutaredoxin) (This arsenate reductase requires both glutathione and glutaredoxin to convert arsenate to arsenite, after which the efflux transporter formed by ArsA and ArsB can extrude the arsenite from the cell, providing resistance.) has translation MISIYHNPRCSKSRQTLALLEDRGLAPNIILYLDNPPDRKTLKDILGKLGITARQLLRKGEDAYRENNLADEHLTETQLIDAMVANPKLIERPIVINGSRAALGRPPENVLEIL, from the coding sequence ATGATCAGCATTTATCACAATCCCCGTTGTTCCAAATCCCGTCAGACACTGGCCCTCCTCGAGGATCGCGGACTGGCGCCGAATATCATTCTCTATCTGGATAACCCGCCCGACAGGAAGACCCTCAAGGACATTCTCGGCAAACTCGGCATCACCGCCCGGCAATTGCTGCGCAAGGGAGAGGATGCCTACAGGGAGAACAATCTGGCGGATGAGCATCTGACAGAAACACAATTGATTGACGCCATGGTTGCCAATCCCAAACTCATTGAGCGGCCCATTGTGATTAACGGCAGCCGGGCGGCGCTGGGGCGTCCGCCTGAAAATGTACTGGAGATTCTCTGA
- a CDS encoding DUF2069 domain-containing protein yields the protein MTDSEHAAEVKVIKAIPRLRKKLTIARWLTRGSYALLLVTLLANGLLSATPLSLMIFTLVPLAIFIPGLRREHYKTLSMLCFVTLLYFMVTVSNLFAPNANLLDAVELVLLVILFGGAMMFSRWKQYSLYQEDQS from the coding sequence GTGACAGACTCAGAACATGCTGCCGAGGTTAAAGTTATCAAGGCTATTCCCCGCTTGCGGAAAAAGCTCACCATTGCGCGTTGGCTCACCCGGGGCAGTTACGCGCTGCTGCTGGTGACGTTGCTGGCCAACGGATTATTGTCTGCCACACCGCTCAGTTTGATGATTTTTACCCTGGTGCCGCTGGCGATTTTTATTCCGGGCCTGCGCCGGGAGCACTATAAAACCCTCTCCATGCTGTGTTTCGTCACCCTGCTTTACTTCATGGTGACAGTCAGCAATCTGTTTGCTCCCAATGCCAATCTGCTGGATGCTGTTGAACTGGTGTTGCTGGTGATCCTGTTTGGTGGCGCCATGATGTTCAGTCGCTGGAAGCAATATTCACTGTATCAGGAGGATCAGTCATGA